One stretch of Cedecea neteri DNA includes these proteins:
- the feoA gene encoding ferrous iron transporter A: MQFIPNSAWKITGFANEISPAYRQKLLSLGMLPGSSFNVVRVAPLGDPIHIETRRVSLVLRKKDLALVNIEAVV; the protein is encoded by the coding sequence ATGCAATTCATACCGAATAGCGCGTGGAAAATTACCGGTTTCGCCAATGAAATCAGCCCGGCTTATCGCCAGAAATTATTGTCGCTCGGCATGCTGCCGGGATCTTCATTTAACGTAGTTCGCGTGGCGCCTCTGGGCGATCCTATTCATATCGAAACTCGCCGCGTAAGCCTGGTGCTGCGCAAAAAAGATCTCGCGCTGGTGAATATCGAAGCTGTCGTTTAA
- a CDS encoding Tex family protein: MMNDSLCRIIAGELQARNEQVEAAVRLLDEGNTVPFIARYRKEVTGGLDDTQLRQLETRLSYLRELEERRQTILKSIADQGKLSDELAGAINGTLSKTELEDLYLPYKPKRRTRGQIAIEAGLEPLADLLWNEPSHDPEQEAARFVDADKGVADTKAALDGARYILMERFAEDAALLAKVRDYLWKNAHLVSAVVSGKEEEGAKFRDYFAHHEAIATIPSHRALAMFRGRNEGILQLSLNADPQFDEPPRESYCEQLIINHLNLRLNNAPADSWRKAVVSWTWRIKVLMHLETELMGTVRERAEDEAINVFARNLHDLLMAAPAGLRATMGLDPGLRTGVKVAVVDATGKLVATDTIYPHTGQAAKAAVAVAALCEKHNVELVAIGNGTASRETERFFLDVQKQFPKVTAQKVIVSEAGASVYSASELAALEFPDLDVSIRGAVSIARRLQDPLAELVKIDPKSIGVGQYQHDVSQTQLARKLDAVVEDCVNAVGVDLNTASVPLLTRVAGLTRMMAQNIVTWRDENGRFQNRQQLLKVSRLGPKAFEQCAGFLRINHGDNPLDASTVHPEAYPVVERILAATQQALQNLMGNSSELRDLKASQFTDERFGVPTVTDIIKELEKPGRDPRPEFKTAQFAEGVETMNDLTPDMVLEGAVTNVTNFGAFVDIGVHQDGLVHISSLSDKFIDDPHKVVKAGDIVKVKVLEVDLQRKRIALTMRLDEQPGESGSRRGNGGNAPREQKGRPAAQQKPRGRDNASGGNSAMMDALAAAMGKKR; encoded by the coding sequence ATGATGAATGATTCGCTTTGCCGCATTATTGCGGGTGAGCTTCAGGCCAGAAACGAACAGGTAGAAGCTGCCGTTCGCCTGCTGGATGAAGGGAATACCGTGCCGTTTATCGCACGTTATCGTAAGGAAGTCACCGGCGGTCTGGATGACACGCAACTGCGTCAACTGGAGACTCGTCTTAGCTACCTGCGCGAGCTGGAAGAACGCCGCCAGACCATTCTCAAATCCATTGCAGACCAGGGCAAACTGAGCGACGAGCTTGCCGGTGCCATCAACGGCACGCTGAGCAAAACCGAGCTCGAAGACCTTTACCTGCCGTATAAACCCAAGCGCCGTACCCGCGGGCAAATCGCTATCGAAGCAGGCCTTGAGCCGCTGGCTGATTTGCTGTGGAACGAGCCTTCACACGACCCGGAGCAGGAAGCTGCCCGCTTCGTGGACGCCGACAAAGGCGTGGCCGACACCAAAGCCGCGCTGGACGGCGCACGCTACATCCTGATGGAGCGTTTCGCTGAAGACGCCGCGCTGCTGGCCAAAGTCCGCGATTACCTGTGGAAAAATGCGCATCTGGTCTCGGCCGTTGTCAGCGGCAAAGAGGAAGAAGGCGCGAAATTCCGCGACTATTTTGCCCACCACGAAGCGATTGCCACCATTCCTTCCCACCGCGCGCTGGCGATGTTCCGCGGGCGCAACGAAGGCATATTACAGCTGTCGCTGAATGCCGACCCGCAGTTCGATGAGCCACCGCGCGAGAGCTATTGCGAACAGCTGATTATCAACCATCTCAATCTGCGCCTGAACAACGCCCCAGCCGATAGCTGGCGCAAGGCCGTGGTGAGCTGGACCTGGCGCATCAAGGTGCTGATGCATCTTGAAACCGAGCTGATGGGCACCGTGCGCGAACGCGCGGAAGACGAAGCGATTAACGTCTTCGCCCGTAACCTTCATGACCTGCTGATGGCGGCCCCGGCCGGCCTGCGTGCCACGATGGGACTCGATCCAGGCCTGCGTACCGGCGTGAAGGTCGCGGTGGTTGACGCCACCGGCAAGCTGGTTGCCACCGATACCATTTATCCGCATACCGGCCAGGCGGCAAAAGCCGCCGTCGCCGTGGCTGCACTTTGCGAGAAGCACAACGTCGAGCTGGTCGCTATCGGTAACGGTACCGCATCCCGCGAAACCGAGCGCTTCTTCCTGGATGTGCAAAAACAGTTCCCGAAAGTCACCGCACAGAAAGTTATCGTCAGCGAGGCGGGCGCGTCCGTCTACTCTGCTTCCGAACTGGCAGCGCTGGAGTTCCCTGACCTGGACGTTTCTATCCGCGGGGCCGTCTCCATCGCCCGCCGCCTGCAGGATCCGCTGGCCGAGCTGGTGAAAATCGACCCGAAATCTATCGGCGTGGGCCAGTATCAGCACGACGTCAGCCAGACTCAGCTGGCCAGGAAACTGGACGCCGTAGTCGAAGACTGCGTAAACGCCGTTGGCGTGGATCTGAACACGGCTTCCGTGCCGCTGCTAACCCGCGTTGCCGGCCTGACCCGCATGATGGCGCAGAATATCGTCACCTGGCGCGACGAAAACGGCCGCTTCCAGAACCGCCAGCAGCTGCTGAAAGTTAGCCGCCTGGGGCCAAAAGCCTTCGAGCAGTGCGCGGGCTTCCTGCGTATTAACCACGGCGATAACCCTCTGGATGCCTCTACCGTTCACCCGGAAGCCTATCCGGTAGTCGAACGCATCCTGGCCGCAACCCAGCAGGCGCTGCAGAATCTAATGGGCAACAGCAGCGAGCTGCGCGACCTCAAAGCCAGCCAGTTCACCGATGAGCGTTTCGGGGTTCCTACCGTGACGGACATTATTAAAGAGCTGGAAAAGCCGGGCCGCGACCCGCGCCCTGAGTTTAAAACCGCACAGTTTGCCGAAGGCGTGGAAACCATGAACGACCTGACGCCGGACATGGTGCTGGAAGGCGCAGTGACCAACGTCACCAACTTCGGTGCGTTTGTGGATATTGGCGTGCATCAGGACGGGCTGGTTCACATCTCGTCGCTGTCCGACAAGTTCATCGACGATCCGCATAAAGTGGTGAAAGCGGGCGATATTGTGAAGGTCAAAGTGCTTGAGGTTGACCTGCAGCGCAAACGCATCGCCTTAACCATGCGCCTCGACGAACAGCCGGGCGAGAGCGGCAGCCGTCGCGGTAACGGCGGTAACGCCCCTCGCGAGCAAAAAGGCAGACCGGCAGCGCAGCAAAAACCACGCGGGCGTGACAACGCCAGCGGTGGAAATAGCGCCATGATGGATGCCCTGGCTGCGGCAATGGGCAAAAAGCGTTAA
- the bioH gene encoding pimeloyl-ACP methyl ester esterase BioH, translating to MSDLWWQTKGEGNNDLVLLHGWGLNAGVWHNIEAELGSHFRLHLVDLPGYGRSKGFGSLTLEQMADIVLAKAPERAIWLGWSLGGLVASQIALARPERVKALVTVASSPCFTAAEGWPGIKPDVLAGFQRQLSEDFQRTVERFLALQTLGTETARQDARLLKSIVLEQPMPDVDVLNGGLEILRTADLRAGLAESVVPHLRLYGRLDGLVPRKVVPLLDVLWPHSSSLIFDKAAHAPFISHPAEFCQAVLEWEQRLT from the coding sequence ATGAGCGACCTGTGGTGGCAAACAAAAGGTGAAGGGAATAACGATCTTGTGCTGCTGCACGGATGGGGGCTGAATGCCGGGGTATGGCACAACATAGAAGCCGAACTTGGCTCGCATTTTCGGCTGCACCTGGTCGACCTGCCGGGATACGGCCGGAGCAAAGGTTTTGGTTCACTGACGTTAGAGCAAATGGCTGACATTGTGCTGGCTAAGGCTCCTGAGCGGGCCATCTGGTTAGGCTGGAGTCTTGGCGGGCTGGTGGCTAGCCAGATAGCGCTTGCCAGGCCTGAGCGCGTAAAGGCGCTGGTGACGGTAGCCTCTTCGCCGTGTTTTACCGCCGCAGAAGGATGGCCGGGCATTAAACCGGACGTGCTGGCCGGGTTCCAGCGGCAGCTAAGCGAAGACTTTCAGCGCACCGTTGAGCGCTTTTTGGCGCTGCAAACCCTGGGCACGGAAACGGCGCGCCAGGATGCTCGCCTGCTTAAATCTATTGTTCTGGAACAGCCAATGCCGGATGTGGATGTGCTCAACGGCGGTCTTGAGATCCTGAGAACCGCCGACCTGCGTGCGGGTCTTGCAGAATCAGTTGTACCTCATTTGCGGCTGTATGGCCGGCTGGACGGGCTGGTTCCACGCAAAGTGGTTCCCCTGCTTGATGTCCTGTGGCCGCACTCCAGTTCACTTATTTTCGACAAGGCCGCACACGCGCCCTTTATCTCGCATCCGGCGGAGTTTTGCCAGGCGGTGCTGGAGTGGGAACAGCGTCTTACATAA
- the malQ gene encoding 4-alpha-glucanotransferase translates to MERKRLDSAALAAGISPNYINAHGKPQDIPAETKLRLLEAMNRTVAPKQVPTPVPVVQVFTAGQRMQLALEGEGEFSWQLTTEEGYVHHGHASGGKKLSLPTKLPEGYHSLVVTQQKQSWASRIIVAPPRCYEPAALLQGKKLWGACVQLYTLRSEANWGIGDFGDLKQMLADVAKRGGAFIGLNPIHSLYPANPESASPYSPSSRRWLNIIYIDVNALEDFQSSKAAQAWWKKSAVQQRLKAARDAEWVDYSAVTALKIAALRLAWQQFSLRKSNDEQVIEFDRFIAEGGEGLFYQAAYDALHASQVSEDVGRWGWPVWPEGYRDAHSPEVKKFCEVHRDEVNFWLWLQYLAWRQFKACWDASQHDEMPIGLYRDLAVGVAEGGSETWCDRELYCLKASVGAPPDILGPLGQNWGLPPMDPHVMVARAYQPFIELLRANMTHCGALRIDHVMSMLRLWWIPYGETADKGAYVQYPVDDLLSILALESQRHRCMVIGEDLGTVPVEIVGKLRDSGVYSYKVLYFEHDGEKQFKAPASWPRQSMAVATTHDLPTLRGYWNSGDLTLGKTLGLYPDEEVLAGLYEDRERAKQGLLEGLHKYGCLPKRAGHKAALMTMTDTLNRGMQRYIADSHSALLGLQPEDWLDMAEPVNIPGTSDQYKNWRRKLTRSLEAMFGDERVNRLLKDLDKRRKKA, encoded by the coding sequence ATGGAACGTAAACGTCTTGATAGCGCCGCGCTGGCGGCCGGTATCAGCCCGAACTACATCAACGCCCACGGCAAACCGCAGGATATTCCTGCCGAGACAAAGCTGCGTCTGCTCGAGGCCATGAACCGCACCGTTGCGCCGAAGCAGGTACCCACGCCGGTGCCCGTTGTGCAGGTTTTCACCGCGGGACAGCGGATGCAGCTGGCGCTGGAAGGCGAAGGGGAGTTTAGCTGGCAGCTGACTACCGAAGAAGGATATGTCCATCACGGGCATGCCTCCGGCGGTAAGAAATTATCGCTGCCGACGAAGCTGCCGGAGGGATATCACTCTCTGGTGGTGACCCAGCAAAAGCAAAGCTGGGCTAGCCGCATTATCGTCGCGCCGCCGCGCTGCTATGAGCCCGCTGCCTTGCTGCAGGGCAAAAAACTGTGGGGCGCGTGCGTGCAGCTGTATACGCTGCGTTCTGAGGCGAACTGGGGCATCGGCGACTTTGGTGACTTGAAGCAGATGCTGGCGGATGTGGCAAAGCGTGGCGGGGCATTTATCGGCCTCAACCCGATTCATTCGCTTTATCCTGCGAACCCGGAAAGCGCCAGCCCGTACAGCCCCTCGTCTCGCCGCTGGCTGAATATCATCTACATCGACGTTAATGCGTTAGAGGATTTTCAGAGCAGCAAAGCGGCGCAGGCGTGGTGGAAAAAATCCGCCGTCCAGCAACGGCTAAAAGCCGCGAGAGATGCCGAATGGGTGGATTACTCCGCCGTCACGGCCCTTAAAATTGCGGCACTGCGTCTGGCGTGGCAGCAATTCTCGCTGCGTAAAAGCAATGATGAGCAGGTTATCGAGTTTGACCGCTTCATCGCTGAAGGCGGTGAAGGACTTTTCTACCAGGCCGCCTATGATGCGCTACATGCCAGTCAGGTTAGCGAAGATGTTGGCCGCTGGGGCTGGCCGGTGTGGCCTGAGGGCTATCGTGATGCCCACAGCCCGGAGGTCAAAAAGTTCTGCGAGGTGCATCGCGATGAGGTTAACTTCTGGCTTTGGTTGCAGTATCTCGCCTGGCGTCAGTTTAAGGCGTGCTGGGATGCCAGCCAGCATGACGAGATGCCGATTGGCCTCTATCGCGATCTCGCGGTGGGCGTGGCGGAAGGCGGATCTGAAACCTGGTGCGACCGTGAACTTTACTGCCTGAAGGCTTCTGTCGGTGCCCCGCCGGATATTCTTGGCCCGCTGGGGCAAAACTGGGGCCTGCCGCCAATGGACCCCCATGTCATGGTCGCTCGAGCCTATCAGCCTTTTATCGAGCTGCTGCGCGCCAACATGACCCACTGCGGCGCGCTGCGTATCGACCACGTGATGTCGATGCTGCGGCTGTGGTGGATCCCTTACGGCGAAACGGCGGATAAGGGCGCTTACGTCCAGTATCCGGTCGACGATTTGCTGTCTATCCTTGCGCTTGAGAGCCAGCGTCACCGCTGCATGGTGATAGGTGAAGACCTTGGCACGGTGCCGGTTGAAATCGTCGGCAAGCTCCGCGACAGCGGCGTTTACTCTTACAAAGTGCTGTACTTCGAGCACGACGGGGAGAAGCAGTTTAAGGCGCCGGCTTCATGGCCGAGGCAGTCGATGGCGGTCGCCACGACGCACGACCTGCCAACGCTTCGCGGTTACTGGAACAGCGGAGATTTAACGCTGGGTAAAACGCTGGGTCTCTATCCGGATGAAGAGGTGCTGGCGGGGCTGTATGAAGACCGTGAGCGAGCTAAACAGGGCTTGCTGGAGGGGTTGCATAAGTACGGCTGCTTGCCGAAGCGGGCAGGGCATAAAGCAGCATTAATGACGATGACCGACACCCTGAACCGTGGCATGCAGCGTTACATTGCCGACAGCCATAGCGCGTTACTGGGGCTGCAGCCGGAGGACTGGCTTGATATGGCCGAGCCGGTGAATATTCCAGGGACCAGCGATCAGTATAAAAACTGGCGTCGGAAGCTAACCCGCTCGCTGGAGGCGATGTTTGGCGATGAACGAGTGAACAGGCTGCTGAAGGATTTGGATAAGCGGCGTAAGAAAGCGTAG
- the feoC gene encoding [Fe-S]-dependent transcriptional repressor FeoC — protein MASLIDIRNALALQGRLEAKQISQQLATPLPLVAAMLDRLEAMGKAMRISEDPSSCLTGSCKSCPEGKKCARELWALR, from the coding sequence ATGGCAAGCCTGATTGATATCCGTAACGCCCTGGCGCTTCAGGGCCGCCTGGAAGCGAAACAGATAAGCCAGCAGCTTGCTACGCCCCTGCCGCTGGTGGCCGCGATGCTCGATCGCCTGGAAGCCATGGGCAAAGCAATGCGCATCAGTGAAGACCCGAGCAGTTGCCTGACGGGGAGTTGTAAAAGCTGCCCTGAGGGGAAAAAGTGCGCCCGGGAACTTTGGGCTCTGAGGTAG
- the ompR gene encoding two-component system response regulator OmpR, with protein MQENYKILVVDDDMRLRALLERYLTEQGFQVRSVANAEQMDRLLTRESFHLMVLDLMLPGEDGLSICRRLRSQSNPMPIIMVTAKGEEVDRIVGLEIGADDYIPKPFNPRELLARIRAVLRRQANELPGAPSQEEAVIAFGKFKLNLGTREMFREDEPMPLTSGEFAVLKALVSHPREPLSRDKLMNLARGREYSAMERSIDVQISRLRRMVEEDPAHPRYIQTVWGLGYVFVPDGSKA; from the coding sequence ATGCAAGAGAACTATAAAATTCTGGTGGTCGATGACGACATGCGCCTGCGCGCGCTGTTAGAGCGTTATCTCACCGAGCAGGGCTTCCAGGTTCGCAGCGTCGCCAACGCCGAACAAATGGATCGTCTCCTGACCCGTGAATCCTTCCACCTGATGGTGCTGGACCTTATGCTGCCGGGCGAGGATGGTCTCTCTATTTGCCGTCGTCTGCGCAGCCAGAGCAACCCAATGCCGATCATCATGGTGACCGCGAAGGGTGAAGAAGTTGACCGTATTGTCGGTCTGGAAATCGGCGCGGATGACTATATTCCTAAGCCGTTTAACCCGCGTGAGCTGCTGGCCCGTATTCGTGCCGTACTGCGTCGCCAGGCCAACGAACTGCCGGGTGCGCCTTCTCAGGAAGAAGCGGTTATCGCGTTCGGCAAGTTCAAGCTGAACCTCGGCACCCGCGAAATGTTCCGCGAAGACGAGCCAATGCCGTTAACCAGCGGCGAGTTTGCGGTACTGAAAGCGTTGGTAAGCCACCCGCGCGAGCCGCTTTCCCGCGATAAGCTGATGAACCTGGCCCGTGGCCGTGAATACTCCGCGATGGAGCGTTCCATCGACGTACAGATCTCCCGCCTGCGCCGCATGGTGGAAGAGGACCCGGCGCATCCGCGTTATATCCAGACCGTTTGGGGCCTGGGCTACGTCTTTGTCCCGGACGGCTCTAAGGCATGA
- the nfuA gene encoding Fe-S biogenesis protein NfuA: MIRISDAAQSHFAKLLANQEEGTQIRVFVINPGTPNAECGVSYCPPDAVEATDTALPFEQLTAYVDELSAPYLEDAEIDFVTDQLGSQLTLKAPNAKMRKVSDDAPLMERVEYMLQATVNPQLAGHGGRVTLMEITDEGYAILQFGGGCNGCSMVDVTLKEGIEKQLLAEFPELKGVRDLTEHQRGEHSYY, from the coding sequence ATGATCCGTATTTCCGATGCTGCACAATCCCACTTTGCCAAACTGCTGGCAAATCAGGAAGAAGGGACGCAAATCCGCGTATTCGTAATCAATCCTGGCACCCCGAATGCGGAGTGTGGTGTGTCTTATTGTCCGCCGGATGCGGTTGAAGCGACCGACACGGCGCTGCCGTTTGAGCAGTTAACCGCCTATGTCGATGAGCTGAGCGCCCCTTACCTCGAAGACGCCGAAATCGACTTCGTTACCGATCAGCTCGGTTCTCAGCTGACGCTGAAAGCGCCTAATGCGAAAATGCGTAAAGTGTCTGACGATGCACCGCTGATGGAGCGCGTTGAGTACATGCTGCAGGCCACCGTTAACCCACAGCTGGCTGGCCACGGCGGCCGCGTCACGCTGATGGAAATTACCGACGAAGGCTATGCCATCCTGCAGTTTGGCGGCGGCTGTAACGGCTGTTCTATGGTCGACGTTACGCTGAAAGAAGGGATCGAGAAACAGCTTCTGGCTGAGTTCCCTGAGCTGAAAGGCGTTCGTGATCTGACCGAACACCAGCGCGGTGAGCACTCTTACTATTAG
- the greB gene encoding transcription elongation factor GreB codes for MKTPLITREGYEKLKKELDYLWREERPEVTKKVTWAASLGDRSENADYQYNKKRLREIDRRVRYITKSLERLKIVDYSPQQEGKVFFGAWVEIENDDGDLLRFRIVGYDEIFGRKDYISIDSPMARALLKKEVGDLAVVQTPAGEAQWYVNEIEYPKPE; via the coding sequence ATGAAAACGCCGTTAATCACCCGTGAAGGCTACGAAAAGCTCAAAAAAGAGCTGGATTACCTGTGGCGTGAAGAACGCCCTGAGGTGACCAAAAAAGTGACCTGGGCCGCCAGCCTTGGCGATCGTAGCGAAAACGCCGACTACCAGTACAACAAAAAACGCCTGCGTGAAATTGACCGCCGGGTTCGCTACATCACTAAATCGCTGGAACGGCTGAAAATTGTCGATTACTCACCGCAGCAGGAAGGCAAAGTCTTCTTTGGCGCGTGGGTCGAAATAGAAAACGACGACGGCGACCTGCTGCGTTTTCGCATCGTCGGCTACGACGAGATCTTTGGCCGCAAGGACTACATTTCTATCGACTCGCCGATGGCGCGAGCGCTGCTCAAAAAAGAGGTGGGCGATTTAGCCGTGGTGCAAACTCCGGCGGGAGAAGCACAGTGGTACGTCAATGAAATTGAGTACCCTAAACCTGAATAA
- the gntX gene encoding DNA utilization protein GntX, translating to MLTIPGRCWLCQLPLACPGWGVCSCCTASLVQPQACCPQCGLPALSGSLPCGRCLQRMPEWDAITYVTDYLPPLSTVIHHLKFTGTPSLAPALARLLLLRILASRRKGRIQLPDSVLSVPLHHARAWRRGYNQSALIATPLARWLGCDYFPFAIKRIRSSPAQHTLTAKERKRNLKGIFRVEIPVAGRHMAIVDDVVTTGSTVAEIARLLKKQGAATVQVWCLCRTL from the coding sequence ATGCTAACAATCCCTGGCCGCTGTTGGCTATGCCAGTTACCGCTTGCCTGCCCAGGCTGGGGGGTTTGCTCATGCTGCACCGCTTCGCTCGTTCAGCCACAGGCCTGCTGCCCACAGTGCGGTTTGCCGGCCCTGAGCGGGAGTTTGCCCTGCGGTCGCTGCCTGCAACGAATGCCCGAGTGGGACGCAATAACCTACGTGACCGACTATCTGCCGCCGCTAAGCACAGTGATTCATCACCTGAAATTTACCGGTACGCCCTCGCTCGCCCCGGCTTTGGCACGCCTGCTGCTGCTGCGCATTTTAGCATCCAGGCGAAAGGGACGTATTCAACTGCCCGATAGCGTGCTGAGCGTGCCTTTACATCACGCCAGAGCGTGGCGGCGGGGCTACAACCAAAGCGCACTTATTGCTACCCCACTGGCTCGCTGGCTGGGTTGCGATTATTTCCCTTTTGCCATCAAACGCATACGTTCTTCACCGGCGCAGCACACGCTAACGGCCAAAGAGCGAAAGAGGAATTTGAAAGGCATCTTTAGGGTTGAAATCCCGGTGGCGGGTCGCCATATGGCTATTGTGGATGATGTCGTGACGACGGGTAGTACTGTTGCGGAGATAGCGCGATTGCTGAAAAAGCAGGGCGCGGCGACTGTCCAGGTATGGTGCCTGTGTCGAACCTTGTAG
- the feoB gene encoding Fe(2+) transporter permease subunit FeoB: MKNLTIGLIGNPNSGKTTLFNQLTGARQRVGNWAGVTVERKEGQFSTLEHQVTLVDLPGTYSLTTISSQTSLDEQIACHYILSGDADLLINVVDASNLERNLYLTLQLLELGIPCVVALNMLDIAEKQAIRIDIDALAARLGCPVVPLVSTRGRGIESLKLAIDRKQPNQKSELVHYPQVLLQEAESLAADMPQEMPVEQRRWLALQMLEGDIYSLAYAGNATDKLDAARARLAETVDDPALLIADARYQSIASVCDAVSNSMTAEPNHLTVAMDKIILNRYLGLPIFMLVMYLMFLLAINIGGALQPIFDAGSVAIFIHGIQWLGYTLHFPDWLTIFLAQGIGGGINTVLPLVPQIGMMYLFLSFLEDSGYMARAAFVMDRLMQSLGLPGKSFVPLIVGFGCNVPSVMGARTLDAPRERLMTIMMAPFMSCGARLAIFAVFAAAFFGQQGALVVFSLYILGIVMAILTGLMLKHTIMRGEASPFVMELPVYHVPHLKSLLLQTWQRLKGFVLRAGKVIVIVSIFIGALNSFSFSGKPVDNINDSALASVSRVLTPLLKPIGVHDDNWQATVGLFTGAMAKEVVVGTLNTLYTAEDIHNEEFDAASFNLLDELGAAADETWQGLKNTFSLSVLANPIEASKGDGEMSSGPMGVMSSKFGSEAAYSYLIFVLLYIPCISVMGAIARESSRGWMTFSVLWGLNIAYSLSTLYYQSVTFSEHPRFSLICILAVVLFNVLLLGGLRRARSRVDVSLLATRKTPSSCCQSSAGDCH; this comes from the coding sequence ATGAAAAACTTAACCATAGGTTTAATCGGCAACCCCAACTCGGGCAAAACCACGCTTTTTAATCAGCTGACGGGTGCCCGCCAGCGCGTGGGAAACTGGGCTGGCGTCACCGTAGAACGCAAAGAAGGTCAGTTTTCCACGCTTGAGCACCAGGTAACGCTGGTTGATTTGCCCGGCACCTATTCGCTCACCACCATTTCGTCGCAGACTTCGCTCGATGAGCAAATTGCCTGTCATTACATCCTCAGCGGCGACGCCGACCTGCTCATTAACGTGGTGGATGCTTCAAACCTTGAGCGCAACCTCTACCTGACGCTGCAGCTGCTCGAACTGGGCATTCCGTGCGTGGTCGCGCTTAATATGCTGGATATCGCCGAAAAGCAGGCCATTCGTATCGACATCGACGCGCTTGCCGCCCGTCTTGGCTGCCCGGTCGTGCCGCTGGTGTCTACCCGCGGGCGCGGCATTGAAAGCCTGAAGCTCGCCATTGACCGCAAACAGCCCAACCAAAAAAGCGAACTGGTCCACTATCCGCAGGTTTTACTGCAAGAGGCGGAAAGCCTGGCCGCGGACATGCCGCAGGAAATGCCGGTTGAACAACGCCGCTGGCTGGCGCTGCAGATGCTGGAAGGTGATATCTACAGCCTCGCTTATGCGGGCAATGCCACAGACAAACTTGACGCTGCCCGCGCGCGCCTCGCAGAAACCGTTGACGATCCTGCCCTGCTGATTGCCGATGCGCGTTACCAGAGCATCGCTTCAGTCTGCGACGCGGTCAGCAACAGCATGACCGCCGAGCCGAACCACCTGACGGTAGCGATGGATAAAATCATTCTCAACCGCTACCTCGGCCTGCCGATCTTTATGCTGGTGATGTACCTGATGTTCCTGCTGGCGATTAACATCGGCGGGGCGCTGCAGCCTATTTTTGACGCCGGCTCGGTGGCGATATTTATTCACGGCATTCAGTGGCTTGGCTATACGCTGCATTTCCCGGACTGGCTGACCATCTTCCTGGCCCAGGGCATCGGCGGCGGGATCAACACCGTGCTGCCTCTGGTGCCACAAATCGGCATGATGTACCTGTTCTTGTCGTTCCTCGAAGACTCCGGCTACATGGCTCGGGCGGCTTTCGTGATGGACCGCCTGATGCAGTCGCTGGGGCTGCCGGGTAAATCGTTTGTGCCGCTGATCGTTGGCTTCGGCTGCAACGTACCTTCGGTAATGGGCGCCCGTACCCTTGACGCTCCGCGCGAAAGGCTGATGACCATCATGATGGCGCCGTTTATGTCCTGCGGCGCACGCCTGGCAATTTTCGCGGTATTTGCCGCCGCATTTTTTGGTCAGCAAGGCGCGCTGGTGGTGTTCTCGCTCTACATCCTCGGCATCGTAATGGCCATTCTTACCGGCCTGATGCTGAAGCACACCATTATGCGCGGCGAAGCTTCACCGTTCGTGATGGAGCTGCCGGTTTACCACGTCCCTCACCTTAAAAGCCTGCTGTTACAGACCTGGCAGCGCCTGAAAGGCTTCGTGCTTCGCGCCGGTAAAGTCATCGTGATTGTGAGTATTTTCATCGGCGCACTGAACAGCTTCTCCTTTAGCGGCAAGCCGGTGGATAACATAAATGACTCCGCCCTTGCCTCCGTCAGCCGGGTGTTGACCCCCCTGCTTAAGCCGATTGGCGTCCACGACGACAACTGGCAGGCCACCGTTGGGCTGTTTACCGGCGCGATGGCAAAAGAAGTGGTCGTCGGTACGCTGAATACCCTTTATACCGCCGAAGATATCCACAACGAGGAGTTTGATGCCGCCAGCTTTAACCTGCTTGATGAGCTGGGTGCCGCCGCCGATGAAACCTGGCAGGGGCTGAAAAACACCTTTAGCCTGAGCGTGCTGGCGAACCCGATTGAGGCCAGTAAAGGCGACGGCGAAATGTCCTCCGGGCCGATGGGCGTGATGAGCAGCAAGTTTGGTAGCGAAGCCGCCTACAGCTATCTCATTTTCGTCCTGCTCTATATTCCGTGCATCTCGGTGATGGGCGCGATTGCCCGCGAATCAAGCCGGGGCTGGATGACATTCTCGGTACTTTGGGGGCTGAACATCGCCTACTCGCTCTCTACGCTGTATTACCAAAGCGTCACCTTCAGCGAACATCCAAGGTTCAGCCTGATCTGTATTTTAGCGGTCGTGTTGTTCAACGTCCTGCTGCTGGGCGGCCTGCGCCGGGCCCGCAGCCGCGTTGATGTCTCACTGCTGGCTACCAGAAAAACGCCGTCATCCTGCTGCCAAAGCAGCGCCGGCGACTGTCACTAA